From Etheostoma cragini isolate CJK2018 chromosome 17, CSU_Ecrag_1.0, whole genome shotgun sequence, one genomic window encodes:
- the LOC117960498 gene encoding Hermansky-Pudlak syndrome 6 protein — translation MARLVLEQLSDFGDYTGGKELTEIFKLTNNELKSSPSNVRLSPDGRHVHVILRKPKVGLVTFDKYERPQLAQNQKKLDLRLTQTVPIVDILYLDHNKSSSSSRDPAALAVVYENGKVEFWKFQEYKAGWHLLQTSDLCNSPRARVVSVCACSNLIIWCEERPPSESTPALSSTKNKLRYCVCRRDFEVEEGAVSLGGVKIALHNNPKFTVVSSGEYVHLLPEVKVKPLMSISKCFLSWSPHNDSFTVSTTCKNNPLKKLSAKESDLKRLVTDCLGYLSTLEPPEIYDFSPTACGGLLLLLSTGWVCLLQKDGMLRQVYKLADNCLVKCGSHTSLCMYQDTLALLIGQNLHLIDVNCGREMEKIMLKKDGLLYVNQAERCAPHLLLETGLFVVVNREMDSRESNSKLKHSGLSAVECIHPGALLVEAVFEEACKYYQQRSLSSTQLTVDALKKGGRFQAPTSLASIVRNYLGKGLRRNGAEPAQDRGGECTAAQDKLMGSLEAELKALVALEEVKGSLVRGSDKEVEAVCESLVEKEVARLLSVSELDKEALLYLNSIFSSFPRQVWRAAQAALQLHHNGEGSLSSRAPPDVWKTVLSPAMTPSTPSCLTYTNGGPKHNHSLKGDHAANCKDKATSSTYPAALPVFELLCRSMFHFQPSWLPRFLELAQQQQGSAGLCLSLSSSSWGFSGGKGVEGRENNVPLYKRALCVLSGLTSDRDQLQDLEVELLLVSGRPNAILQALRILMAKQQWERVTQVAQKFCKQSPLLNKEIFTTLLCEVAQHRDLDPYLDLLWTLCPEDLTVTTILNLVLKNLPSPNTPPSSSSSSSSFSMSSSSPAPFADSNSSQLTIGLLKPLLRKVLQRETKPSQRYADILQSPSYPPPAPPRRPVEQPRTAPDPSTDSSGINIALTSFAATPEQQSSTTTVQRARVALPANPV, via the coding sequence ATGGCGCGTTTGGTGTTGGAGCAACTGTCAGATTTTGGGGACTATACTGGCGGTAAAGAGCTGACTGAGATCTTTAAACTGACTAATAACGAGCTCAAAAGCAGTCCGTCGAACGTTCGCCTGAGCCCAGATGGACGTCATGTTCATGTCATCCTGCGCAAGCCTAAGGTCGGTCTTGTGACTTTTGACAAATATGAAAGACCCCAGCTGGCCCAGAACCAGAAGAAGCTGGATTTGCGTTTAACACAAACCGTGCCTattgttgatattttatatttggaCCATAATAaaagcagcagtagcagcagagaCCCCGCAGCCTTAGCAGTGGTTTATGAAAATGGAAAAGTGGAGTTTTGGAAATTCCAGGAATACAAAGCTGGCTGGCATCTCCTGCAAACATCGGATCTGTGTAACAGCCCCAGAGCAAGAgtggtgtctgtctgtgcctGTTCCAATCTTATCATCTGGTGTGAGGAGAGGCCGCCCTCAGAAAGCACCCCTGCCCTCAGCTCCACAAAGAATAAGTTGAGATACTGTGTTTGCAGACGTGACTtcgaggtggaggagggggctGTCAGCTTGGGAGGAGTGAAAATTGCCCTCCACAACAATCCTAAATTCACTGTGGTCAGCTCAGGTGAATACGTACATCTTCTTCCTGAAGTGAAAGTCAAGCCGCTGATGAGTATCTCcaaatgttttctctcctggtcccctcacaatgaCTCCTTCACAGTCAGCACCACATGTAAAAACAATCCCCTAAAAAAACTTTCAGCCAAAGAGTCTGATTTAAAGAGGTTGGTGACGGACTGTTTGGGATATTTATCAACTCTTGAACCACCTGAGATCTACGACTTCTCTCCTACAGCCTGTGgaggcctgctgctgctgctcagcacAGGGTGGGTGTGTCTTCTGCAGAAAGACGGGATGTTGCGGCAGGTATACAAACTGGCAGACAACTGCTTGGTAAAATGTGGTTCTCACACTAGCCTCTGCATGTACCAGGACACCCTGGCGCTGCTGATAGGGCAAAACCTGCATCTGATAGATGTGAACTGTGGCAGAGAGATGGAAAAGATCATGCTGAAGAAAGATGGGTTATTGTATGTAAATCAGGCTGAAAGATGTGCACCTCACTTGCTCTTAGAAACTGGACTTTTTGTGGTTGTGAACAGGGAGATGGACTCTAGAGAGAGCAACTCTAAGCTGAAGCATTCTGGTCTCAGTGCAGTGGAGTGTATTCATCCTGGAGCCCTCCTGGTAGAAGCGGTCTTTGAGGAGGCCTGTAAATACTACCAGCAGAGAAGCCTGAGCAGCACCCAGCTCACTGTGGACGCGCTGAAGAAAGGAGGTCGGTTTCAGGCTCCCACCTCTTTAGCATCCATCGTCAGGAACTACCTCGGCAAAGGGTTGAGGCGGAATGGAGCCGAGCCGGCCCAGGACCGTGGAGGTGAATGCACAGCAGCACAAGACAAACTGATGGGCTCACTGGAGGCTGAGCTCAAGGCTCTGGTCGCTCTGGAGGAGGTGAAGGGGAGTTTAGTCAGGGGGAGTGATAAAGAGGTGGAGGCAGTGTGTGAGAGTCTAGTTGAGAAAGAAGTAGCCAGGTTGCTTTCAGTCTCGGAGCTGGATAAAGAGGCTCTGCTTTACCTCAACTCCATCTTCAGCAGCTTTCCCCGCCAGGTGTGGAGAGCGGCGCAGGCCGCCCTTCAGCTACACCACAACGGGGAGGGCTCTCTGTCCAGCAGGGCTCCCCCAGACGTGTGGAAAACTGTCCTCAGCCCTGCTATGACACCCAGCACCCCGTCCTGCCTCACGTACACAAACGGCGGGCCAAAACACAATCATAGCCTCAAAGGTGATCATGCTGCCAACTGTAAAGACAAAGCTACCAGCTCCACTTACCCAGCTGCCCTGCCTGTGTTTGAGCTCCTCTGCCGctcaatgttccacttccagccCAGCTGGTTGCCCCGGTTCCTCGAGCtggcccagcagcagcagggctcAGCCGGCCTGTGCCTGAGcctgtcctcttcctcttgGGGCTTCTCCGGTGGGAAAGGAGTGGAGGGCCGGGAGAACAACGTGCCGCTCTACAAACGAGCCCTGTGCGTCTTGTCCGGGCTGACCTCAGACAGAGACCAGCTGCAGGACTTGGAGGTGGAACTGCTGCTGGTCAGTGGGCGGCCTAATGCCATCCTGCAGGCGCTGAGGATCCTCATGGCCAAGCAGCAGTGGGAGCGAGTCACCCAGGTGGCCCAGAAGTTCTGCAAACAGAGTCCGCTGCTCAACAAGGAGATTTTCACCACTCTGCTGTGCGAGGTGGCCCAGCACAGAGACCTGGACCCCTATTTGGACCTGCTGTGGACCCTGTGCCCTGAGGACCTTACTGTCACCACTATTCTTAACCTAGTGCTTAAAAACCTCCCCTCCCCTAACACccccccatcatcctcctcctcttcctcttcattcTCCATGTCCAGCTCATCCCCTGCTCCCTTTGCAGACTCCAACAGCAGCCAGTTGACCATCGGGCTGTTGAAACCTCTGCTGAGAAAAGTGCTTCAGAGGGAGACCAAGCCCAGCCAGCGCTATGCAGACATCCTCCAGTCACCATCATACCCCCCTCCTGCACCTCCTCGCAGGCCTGTAGAGCAGCCCAGGACAGCCCCAGATCCCAGCACAGACTCATCTGGCATTAACATCGCCCTGACTTCTTTCGCGGCAACACCCGAACAGCAGTCGTCCACAACCACTGTCCAAAGAGCCAGGGTGGCGCTGCCCGCTAACCCAGTCTGA